In Micromonospora sp. LH3U1, one genomic interval encodes:
- the scpB gene encoding SMC-Scp complex subunit ScpB, translated as MSDEERRDSGDSLADQAAAWIPPWERPRPPASTAASTASSTAAEANDDSGVDVPLDASGTAAPATGAPVVGADRGGKPSLPGPESLDEPGEPTEAVEADELVEPGGAGGDPAGSAADAADAGAQAVPRRQPAARRRAPVVPEPAPELSDAELRGALEAILLVVDEPVSELVLAQVLEQPAERVGPMLDEIAAGYTSAGHGFELRRAAGGWRLYTRPEYATYVERFVLDGQSVRLTQAALETLAVVAYKQPVTRSRISAIRGVNCDGVIRTLVTRGLVEECGTETDSGAFLYKTTTLFLEKLGLNTVDELPPLAPFLPDDVEELADATR; from the coding sequence ATGAGTGACGAGGAACGCCGGGACTCCGGGGATTCCCTGGCCGATCAGGCCGCCGCCTGGATCCCCCCGTGGGAACGCCCCCGCCCTCCCGCTTCCACCGCCGCTTCCACCGCCTCTTCCACCGCCGCTGAAGCCAACGACGACAGTGGCGTCGACGTGCCGCTGGACGCGTCCGGCACCGCCGCGCCCGCTACCGGCGCGCCCGTCGTTGGGGCAGATCGTGGGGGGAAACCGTCCCTCCCGGGGCCGGAATCGTTGGACGAGCCGGGTGAGCCGACTGAAGCGGTCGAGGCGGACGAGCTTGTTGAGCCCGGCGGTGCGGGTGGGGACCCGGCCGGCAGCGCTGCGGACGCGGCGGACGCGGGCGCTCAAGCCGTACCCCGTCGGCAGCCGGCGGCCCGGCGGCGGGCGCCCGTTGTGCCGGAGCCCGCGCCCGAGCTCTCCGACGCCGAGTTGCGCGGCGCCCTGGAGGCGATCCTGCTGGTGGTCGACGAGCCGGTCAGCGAGTTGGTTCTGGCTCAGGTGCTGGAGCAGCCAGCCGAACGGGTCGGGCCGATGCTCGACGAGATCGCCGCCGGCTACACCTCGGCCGGGCACGGGTTCGAGTTGCGCCGGGCGGCCGGCGGGTGGCGGCTGTACACCCGGCCGGAATACGCTACGTACGTTGAGCGGTTCGTGTTGGACGGGCAGTCCGTACGGCTGACCCAGGCGGCGTTGGAGACGCTCGCCGTGGTCGCCTACAAGCAGCCGGTGACCCGTTCGCGAATCTCAGCCATCCGGGGTGTGAACTGCGACGGGGTCATCCGTACGCTGGTCACCCGCGGCCTCGTCGAGGAGTGCGGCACCGAAACGGACAGCGGGGCGTTCCTGTACAAGACCACCACGCTGTTCCTGGAGAAGCTCGGGCTGAACACCGTTGACGAGCTGCCGCCCCTCGCACCCTTCCTGCCCGACGACGTAGAAGAGCTTGCTGATGCGACCCGATAA
- the cmk gene encoding (d)CMP kinase — translation MEENVRAGRCVVAVDGPSGSGKSTVSRRLAVGIGARYLDTGAMYRAITWAVLRSGVDLTDAAAVAKVAGEVNLRIGTHPQGYAVTIDEVGVDADIRGPEVTGAVSAVAALPAVRELLVARQREMIANAGRMVVEGRDIGSVVAPDADLKVFLTASEAARAARRSAEDAADMAATAADLARRDRLDSTRKVNPLAQAPDAVVLDTTELGIDEVVARLRDLLTERGVA, via the coding sequence GTGGAGGAAAACGTACGGGCCGGGCGATGTGTGGTCGCTGTGGACGGGCCGTCCGGTTCGGGTAAGTCCACCGTGTCGCGGCGACTCGCCGTCGGCATCGGTGCCCGCTACCTGGACACCGGGGCGATGTACCGGGCGATCACGTGGGCCGTGCTGCGCTCCGGCGTGGATCTCACCGACGCCGCGGCGGTGGCCAAGGTCGCCGGCGAGGTCAACCTGCGCATCGGCACCCACCCGCAGGGGTACGCCGTGACGATCGACGAGGTCGGCGTGGACGCCGACATCCGGGGCCCGGAGGTGACCGGAGCGGTCTCCGCCGTCGCCGCGCTTCCCGCGGTCCGCGAACTGCTGGTCGCCCGCCAACGCGAGATGATCGCCAACGCTGGTCGGATGGTGGTCGAGGGTCGTGACATCGGCTCGGTCGTGGCACCGGACGCCGACCTGAAGGTCTTCCTGACCGCCTCCGAGGCGGCCCGTGCCGCCCGGCGCAGCGCCGAGGACGCCGCCGATATGGCGGCCACCGCCGCTGACCTGGCGCGGCGGGACCGTCTCGACTCGACCCGCAAGGTCAACCCGCTGGCGCAGGCGCCCGACGCGGTGGTGCTGGACACCACTGAGCTGGGCATCGACGAGGTCGTGGCGCGGCTGCGCGACCTGCTCACCGAGCGGGGTGTCGCATGA
- a CDS encoding pseudouridine synthase, whose amino-acid sequence MRPDNRSPKPDAPVFEGAERLQKVLAAAGVGSRRACEDLIFRRRVTVDGRVAKLGDKVDPATAVIHVDGERLQVDVRLVYVAMNKPRGVVTTMADEKGRNELSDFIGARLEQRVYHVGRLDADSEGLLLLTNDGTLAHKLMHPSYQVLKTYLAEVVGPIPRNLSKRLLAGVELEDGPVKVDSFKVVDTLGKSAQVELSLHEGRKHIVRRLMEEVGHPVTRLVRTSIGPIRLGDLRTGRIRRLTNAEVAALFNAVGD is encoded by the coding sequence ATGCGACCCGATAACCGTTCCCCCAAACCCGACGCCCCTGTCTTCGAGGGGGCTGAGCGCCTGCAGAAGGTGCTCGCCGCCGCCGGCGTGGGTTCCCGGCGTGCCTGCGAGGACCTGATCTTCCGCCGCCGGGTCACCGTGGACGGGCGGGTCGCCAAGCTCGGCGACAAGGTCGACCCGGCCACCGCCGTGATCCACGTGGACGGCGAGCGCCTCCAGGTCGACGTCCGCCTGGTCTACGTGGCGATGAACAAGCCGCGCGGGGTGGTCACCACCATGGCGGACGAAAAGGGACGCAACGAGCTGTCCGACTTCATCGGCGCCCGGCTGGAGCAGCGGGTCTACCACGTCGGGCGGCTCGACGCGGACAGCGAGGGCCTGCTGCTGCTCACCAACGACGGCACCCTCGCGCACAAGCTCATGCACCCCTCGTACCAGGTGCTGAAGACCTACCTCGCCGAGGTGGTCGGGCCGATCCCGCGCAACCTGAGCAAGCGGCTGTTGGCAGGGGTCGAGCTGGAGGACGGGCCGGTCAAGGTCGACTCGTTCAAGGTGGTGGACACTCTGGGCAAATCCGCCCAGGTGGAGCTGAGCCTGCACGAGGGCCGCAAGCACATCGTCCGGCGGCTGATGGAGGAGGTCGGCCACCCGGTCACCCGGCTGGTGCGTACCTCGATCGGCCCGATCCGGCTGGGTGACCTGCGCACCGGGCGGATCCGGCGGTTGACCAACGCCGAGGTCGCCGCCCTGTTCAACGCCGTGGGTGACTGA